GCTGGGTTACGTGTGGCTCGTGGGCATCCTGCGCGTCAGCGGTCCCCGCAACATGGCGAAGATGACCCCGTTCGACTTCGTGCTGACGGTGACCCTGGGATCGGCCTTCGGACGGGTCCTGACGTCGAAGGACACCGCCTTGACCTCCGCGCTGCTCGTCTTCACGCTGCTGGTCGGGTTGCAGTGGCTCATGGCGTGGCTGCGTCAGCGGTCGACGACGGTCAAGCGGGCCCTGTCCACCGATCCCGTGCTGCTGTTCCACGACGGGACGTTCGTGCAGGACGCCATGCGCCGTCAGCGCTTCGTCGAGTCCGACATCCACTCCGCCGCCCGGGAGAACGGTCTGGGGTCGTTGGAAGAGGTCGCTGCGGTCGTCCTGCAGGCCGACGGGTCGTTCTCGGTGATCCGCAAGAGCGCTCTGGGCGACGCGTCCTCGGTCGAGCCGTACGTCATCCGGCACTGAGGCGGGGGGAGGGCTGGTGGGGAGCACCTCGAAGGTCCGCCGCCGGTGGCGGCGGTTGCAGTCCTGGCGGACGTCCTTCGACCCCTGGCGGTCCTTGGAGGAGGTGACCACCCGGCGACGGGTCCGCTTCCTCGGCCGGAACCCGGCGCACCTGCTGCTGCGGGTCGTGCGGCGGGCGCTGGAGGTCCGCGTCGCCGGGCTGGCCGCGGAGATCGGGTACTACCTCGTGGTGTCGCTGCTGCCGTTGATCACCATGCTGGGAGCCAGCTTCGGGGTGCTGCGCGAGGTGCTCGCGGACCGGACCGTCGACCGGATGCAGGAGAGCATCACCTCCGCGATGGAGGCGGTGTTCAGTCCGGGGGTCGCCGACGACCTCGCCGTCCCGCTGGTGCGGCAGTTGCTGCAGCAGCAGCAGTTCGGCCTCGCGATCGGGAGCGTCCTGGCGGCGCTCTGGTTGGGCAGCCGGGTGTTCCGGGCCGCGGTGCGCGCGCTCGGCGACGCCTACCGGACCCCGGAGCGGCGCAACGTCGTCGAGTTGTGGGCGCTGGGTTTCCTGTTCACCCTGGCCGCCGTCGTCGTGACGGCGGCGTTCCTGGTCCTGGCGGTCGTCGGGCCGCTGCTGGGCGGGGGACGCCGGCTCGCGGACAGCATCGGTGCCGGACCGGGTTTCGAGACGGCCTGGTCGCTCGGGCGCTGGCCCGTCCTCGTGGTGCTGGTCGTCGCGTTCCTGGGGTGGCTCTACACCGTCGGCCACAACGCCGACACCCGGTGGCGGGACTCCCTACCCGGCGCCGTCCTCGCGACCGCGGGTCTGCTGGTGCTGGCGGCGGTCTTCCGCAACTACCTGGAGATCGCCGGCCCGCGCAGCCCAGACCTGCAGGGTGGTGGTCAGGCGCTGCAGGTGGTCGGCGAGTTCATCGGTTCCGCGCTGGCGGTCGTCCTGTTCGGCTGGCTGGCGAGCATCGTCGTCCTGACCGGTGGGGTGTTCAACGCGGAGTGGCAGGACGACGGGAGTGATCACGACGGGGAGCCCGGTTGACCGGGTGGTACCGGCACGGGAGTTCCCCGCGGGCTCGTCCCTGGGGACAGCGGAGGCCGGCGGGGTGACCTCAGCGCTGCCCGACACTGGTGGTCAGCAGGGCCCAACGGGCGGAACGACCTGCTTCGTCGGGGTGGACCTCGTCCTGGATGAATTCGGGGTGGGCCTTGACGATGGCGGACCAGTCCATGACGTGCAGGTTGGGCCAGCGGCGAGTTGCGGCGTCCAGGCGGTCGTTGCGGGCGCGGAAGAAGCCGTTGGTGGACGGGTCCGTACCGTTGAAGCCGACGTTGTACCAGTAGACCGGCTTCCCAGCGGCCAGGTCCATGAAGTAGTCGATCTTCTGGTCGAAGTAGCCGTTGCCGACGGGCACGTGCCCGCTGGGGGCGGGTGCGACGTCCCCGGCGGGCCAGGACCTGGTGGGGAAGGGGGCCCTGTCGCGCAGGGAGTCGTTGGTGCCCAGGCCGACGACGAGGATGTCGCTGTCGGCGATGGCTCGGCGCAGGTCGACGGTGGGCAGGGGAGTGGACATGCCCGGCCAGGCAGAGCGGAAGGTCTGGTTCTGGATGAACGCCTGCATCTCATCGCTGGTGGAGCCGGGCCAGCCGAAGCAGGCGGTCCCGACCGCGGGGACCGTGGCGGGGACCACTTGAGCGGTCCCGCCGCACGCACCGTAGGTGATGGAGTCGCCGATGACCGCCATCCGCGGCAGGACGGTGGTGGTGGTGGCGCCGGTGGCGGCGTCCCAGGTGATGGACCCGCCCTGGAAGGTGCTGCGTTTGCCGCCGGGCACATCGAACTCGTCGCTGGTGGGGTAGCCCAGCTTGCCCCATTCGTAGCCCGCGCCGGCCCACGCGCCCTGGATGGCGCCACCCACCGCGTGAGCGCCGGTGGCCGGGGTCCAGTACACGGACCCGCCTTGGAAGTGCTGCACCCGCCCTCCCGCGCGAGGCAGGCTCGTCTGGCTGGTGAGGGGGTAGCCGAGGGAGGAGTTCTCCCAACCCGAGGCCGCCCACTTCTCGCGGATCGCGCCGGTGACGTCGTGCGCGCCGGTGGCCGGGCTCCAGTAGATCGACCCGCCCTCGAAGTGCTGGCCGCGCCCACCGCGGACGTCGAACTCGTCGGTGGTGGGGAAACCGAGGGAGGAGTTCTCCCACGCCAGGCCCGCGTAGTGGTCGCGGATGGCGCCGGAGATGGTGTGCGAGCCGGTGACCTGGCTCCAGTACAACGAGCCGCCCCGGAAGGGTTGAGCTGTCCCGCCCTTGCTGACCGGCCCTTCGTTGCTCAGGCAGGGGCCCAGCCAGGACGCTCGTCCGCCGAGGGTGGAGTACTTGCGAGCGAAGTCGCCCGTCACCAGGCATCCGTTGGGTGGTGCCAGGAGGCGGGCTCGCGAGCTTGCCAGCGGGCTCTTGGTCGGAACGGGCGGGGCTGCGTCGTGGGTGTCCGCGCTCGGCGCGGCAGGAACCGACGGACTCGTGTCCGACGGGCTCTCGTTCGAGGGGCTCGCGGTCAGGGGGGCCGTGGTCAGCGGGGCCGTCGTGGAGGCGACTGCCGTGGTGCTCACGGACACGCTCACCAGGCTCAGCGTCGCAGTGGCGACGACGAGCGCCGCGCGGCGAAGGGACACACCCACCGATCGACCGGTCAGGCGCGCGAGCCAGCACAGGATCGGCCGGACGGGTGATCTTCCTCGGGCGCTCACCCGTCTGGACCAGTGCCGCCTCAAGGTGCGCCGCGGTGCTCGCCGGACAGGACCAGGGTCCGGGACCGAGCGCCGACGACGGCCGTCGGCGGCGGAGAGCGTGCAGGTCCCAGCTCGGTCGACCGCGGCAAGGGCGGCACGAAGCCTCCGCTGCACGTGGGAGTCGCCGGCGCCGACTGCTGCGACTCACCGCTGCTGGCCCCCACGCTGGCCGGGTTGAGCTCGCTGCGCCCGCTGCCGAAGCAGGTCACGGTGCACTTGGACGCCGGGTACGACCCCCAGGACACCCGGGCACTGCTCGCCGAGCGGGGGCTGGGTGGGTGCCTCGCGAGGAAGGGATCGAGGCCCCGGTCCAGGTCGCGAAGCAGTACAGGTGCGGCTGCTGACGCAGGACGGCTAGGTCGCTGATCGCCTCACCGCCGTCGGCGAGCAGGACCGCCAGGTCGGTGAGGACCTGGCCGGGGTCGTGGCCGGCGCGGCGGGCGCGGGTGGCGGCGAGGACGTCACTGGACGCTGCGGTCAGGCCGGTGGCGTCGGCGACCTGGGCCAGCAAGAGGGTCCCGGCGTGGGAGACGACCCCGGTCCCGCCGGTGGTGACCCTCACCGGGGGGCGATGCTGGTGGGCGGTCCGAACTCGGCGTCGGCGGCGGATCTTGCGGGTGGGACGGGATCGGGACGGCCTTGTAGTCTGCACCTGCGGAGTGCCTTTCACGTACTGCGGATGTGGACCTTCGACAAGCCCACGATCCTATGCGAGACAGGCACTTCCGTGCGTTCGGGACCCTCAGTGACGAAGGGTTACTGGAAGATCCGGGCTAGCAGGCGGCTTGGACTGCCTCTTCGACGTCCTCGACGCGGCACGCTGCTTGGGTAGCCGTCCAGCGATCTTGGCAGGCGACGCGTGACGCCGGACTGGAGGCCGGGTGTCGGAGGGGTGCGGCACGATGCCCTCATGGCTGCCACGGTGACGCTGACCCTGAGCGCGATAGAGGCGGCGGTGCGCTGCTCGTGGGGGCCGGACACCGTCTTCGCCTCCCCGGAGTACATGGCCCGCGGCGGCGGGCAGCCCTCACGTGGTCAGTGCGGCACGACCGCCCTGGTCGTGCAGGAGCTGCTGGGCGGGGACCTGATGGTCGCCGACGTGGAGCACGAGGGCCGCGTGGAGGGTGTGCACTACTGGAACGTGAGCGTCGGGGGGATCGAGCTGGACCTGACCGGTGACCAGTTCGCCGCTGGTGAGGCGTTGGTCAACGCCCGCCGCGTCACCATGCGCCGCAACCCCGCCGGGGCGGGGGAGGTGCCGTTCCAGGTGCTGCGGGGCAGAGTCGCCGCCGCGTTGCGGGCCCAGGTCGCGGCGGCGTCCTGACGGGGACAGGGCGCCGACGGTCCTGGTACCAGGTCGGCCCCTGCGCCAGGACAGTCATGGATCAACCGCGCCGCGGTGTCGCAGCGCCATCGGGGTGAGCAGGTTGTGCAGCATCTGCTGGTGCTCAGGGTGCGCCCACGTGAGCTGCGACAGCTCGCCGGCGCTGAACCAGGCCAGCCGTTCGTGCTCGGCGGGCAGCAGGTTGGCGGGTTCTCCGTGCCACGCTGTGACGTGCCAGGTGCGCAGGCGCACGTCGGGCTGAGGGCCGTCCGGGGCGCCGGTCGGCAAGATCAGCTCCGAAATGGGAGTGCCAGTGACGCCGGCGACGTCGATGCCGAGTTCTTCGCCCAGTTCCCGGCGCAGGGCGTGGAGTTCATCCTCGTCTGGTTCGACGTGGCCACCGGGTAGGGCCCAGGTGCTGGGGTAGGCGCGGCGGGTCGCGCTGCGCAGGGTCAGGAGAACCCGTTCATCGGTGATGAGGATCCCGGCGACCACGGTCTGCACGGCGCCCAGCCAAGCAGGTCACCTCCGGTGGCTTCACTCCGAGCCCGGTGCCCCGGTGGGACGAGTAGCTGGGACGTTGGGACGTCTTGAGTCGGACGTGGGACAGGTTCACTGGGATTGGGACATCTTCACTGGGACAGGACAACGACGTTGCTGTGGGGAAGACCCCTTCGGCGCCCTAGTTGTCATAATGAAGATTATCGGTACGCTCGAGCGAGTGGCGGAACGACCGGGAACGAGTATCTCGACACCGGCACCCGAGCCCCGTCAGCACCGTTGCGTGACGTCGATGTCGGTGTCGGTGTCGGTGTCGGTGTCGGTGTCGGTGTCGGTGTCGGTGTCGGTGTCGGTGTCGGTGTCGGTGTCGGTGTCGATGTCGATGTCGGTGTCGGTGTCGGTGTCGGTGTCGATGTCGATGTCGCCGAACTCGCGGACGACGAACCCCCTGCCGGCGATCTCCCTGACGCACGTCGGCTCGCCACCACCGCGCGCAACCACTCGTCGCAGGTCGTCGCCGATCGTCGACACCCACTGACACCGCACATCGACCCGGACCATCGAGTCGGCCGCCACACAGACGCGCACCGAGGCGTTCCAGTGGTTGAACCCGGTCCGGCCTCGGGCGACCAGCGGACGAAGTCGGCGCCTCCTCGCGTTCCGCATAACGACGGATATGCGGAGACGACGAGCAGTACTCCCCCAAAGCCATTGCAGCGCAACGGATCTGGTTGACACGGCACTCCCCCGCCGAGTACGATCCTGACATGGCTCCCCTGAACCCCGGGGTTCTCGAGTCCCTCACCACTTCCTCCAGCCTGTCGACCGCCGTCCAGGCCTACGAAGTGGTTCGGCTCCCCCGCAAGGACTCCCCCAACACCCTCGCCGCGCGCGCCCGCGACGTGGCTGGGATCACGCCGCGCCTGGCGGTGGCCGTCGGGACCGGCGACCCCCTCGTCGGCGACCTCACGACACCCGCCCTGCGCGCAGCCTTCGCGGACTTCTCCGTGGACCACGCCCGCAGTTCCATCGCGCGCTGCTGGTCGACGTGGAACGGCCTGTGCGGTTTCCTGGTCGCCGAGGACGTCCTGCCGGGGAACCCGATGGCCGGGGTCCACCGGCCCCGTCCGCTCGACCAGGGTCCGAAACCGTTGCGCGGCAACGACACGCCCGAGGTGCTGCTCGACGCGGTCGCGGCGGGCCGGCAGGCGCGCGATCCCTGGCCCGAACGTGACCTGGCGGTCGTGGCGACCTTGCTGGTGACGGGCATCCGCAGTGCCGAACTCGTGGGACTGCGGATCGGCGACCTCGCCGGGACCGCCGGGGAACAGCGGATCCGGGTGCGCGGCAAGGGCGGGGCCGAACGCAGCCTGCCCGTCGAGGAGGCGCTGGGAGAACTCCTGGAGCGGTACCTGGCGGGCCGGGCCCGACGGTTCCCGGCGGTCCGGGGGCTGCGCCTGGATGCACCGCTGTTCGTCGACACCCGGGGCCGGGAACTGTCCCGGCACCAGCTGCAGTACCTCGTCGAGCAGTGCTACCGGGCTGCCGGGGTCAGCGACCGCGTCCAGCGCGGCGCCCTCGTGCACGCGCTGCGGCACACCTTCGCCACCCGCGTCGTGGCCGGCGGGGCCAGCGCGGTCGAGGTGATGCGTCTGCTCGGTCACCGCAGCCTGGCCACCTCGCAGCAGTACGT
This genomic window from Kineococcus mangrovi contains:
- a CDS encoding DUF421 domain-containing protein; translation: MDGVTLWWGGWEPLVRIVVVGTLGYVWLVGILRVSGPRNMAKMTPFDFVLTVTLGSAFGRVLTSKDTALTSALLVFTLLVGLQWLMAWLRQRSTTVKRALSTDPVLLFHDGTFVQDAMRRQRFVESDIHSAARENGLGSLEEVAAVVLQADGSFSVIRKSALGDASSVEPYVIRH
- a CDS encoding YihY/virulence factor BrkB family protein, which encodes MGSTSKVRRRWRRLQSWRTSFDPWRSLEEVTTRRRVRFLGRNPAHLLLRVVRRALEVRVAGLAAEIGYYLVVSLLPLITMLGASFGVLREVLADRTVDRMQESITSAMEAVFSPGVADDLAVPLVRQLLQQQQFGLAIGSVLAALWLGSRVFRAAVRALGDAYRTPERRNVVELWALGFLFTLAAVVVTAAFLVLAVVGPLLGGGRRLADSIGAGPGFETAWSLGRWPVLVVLVVAFLGWLYTVGHNADTRWRDSLPGAVLATAGLLVLAAVFRNYLEIAGPRSPDLQGGGQALQVVGEFIGSALAVVLFGWLASIVVLTGGVFNAEWQDDGSDHDGEPG
- a CDS encoding GDSL-type esterase/lipase family protein, with amino-acid sequence MTGDFARKYSTLGGRASWLGPCLSNEGPVSKGGTAQPFRGGSLYWSQVTGSHTISGAIRDHYAGLAWENSSLGFPTTDEFDVRGGRGQHFEGGSIYWSPATGAHDVTGAIREKWAASGWENSSLGYPLTSQTSLPRAGGRVQHFQGGSVYWTPATGAHAVGGAIQGAWAGAGYEWGKLGYPTSDEFDVPGGKRSTFQGGSITWDAATGATTTTVLPRMAVIGDSITYGACGGTAQVVPATVPAVGTACFGWPGSTSDEMQAFIQNQTFRSAWPGMSTPLPTVDLRRAIADSDILVVGLGTNDSLRDRAPFPTRSWPAGDVAPAPSGHVPVGNGYFDQKIDYFMDLAAGKPVYWYNVGFNGTDPSTNGFFRARNDRLDAATRRWPNLHVMDWSAIVKAHPEFIQDEVHPDEAGRSARWALLTTSVGQR
- a CDS encoding YunG family protein translates to MAATVTLTLSAIEAAVRCSWGPDTVFASPEYMARGGGQPSRGQCGTTALVVQELLGGDLMVADVEHEGRVEGVHYWNVSVGGIELDLTGDQFAAGEALVNARRVTMRRNPAGAGEVPFQVLRGRVAAALRAQVAAAS
- a CDS encoding NUDIX domain-containing protein translates to MQTVVAGILITDERVLLTLRSATRRAYPSTWALPGGHVEPDEDELHALRRELGEELGIDVAGVTGTPISELILPTGAPDGPQPDVRLRTWHVTAWHGEPANLLPAEHERLAWFSAGELSQLTWAHPEHQQMLHNLLTPMALRHRGAVDP
- a CDS encoding tyrosine-type recombinase/integrase, with product MAPLNPGVLESLTTSSSLSTAVQAYEVVRLPRKDSPNTLAARARDVAGITPRLAVAVGTGDPLVGDLTTPALRAAFADFSVDHARSSIARCWSTWNGLCGFLVAEDVLPGNPMAGVHRPRPLDQGPKPLRGNDTPEVLLDAVAAGRQARDPWPERDLAVVATLLVTGIRSAELVGLRIGDLAGTAGEQRIRVRGKGGAERSLPVEEALGELLERYLAGRARRFPAVRGLRLDAPLFVDTRGRELSRHQLQYLVEQCYRAAGVSDRVQRGALVHALRHTFATRVVAGGASAVEVMRLLGHRSLATSQQYVDAGADELRAAAAASRSYAALRTLATGPADPRP